The proteins below are encoded in one region of Paraburkholderia phenazinium:
- the oxlT gene encoding oxalate/formate MFS antiporter: MNSRTHALDGTATPIAPSIARTRWFQLALGLVCMMTISSPQYVWTLMTKPLAAKLGIALPELQVTFSILVLLQAFFSPFQGALIDRFGPRLLISIGTLLAGVSWVLASYAHSTPMLYLTYGGVGGLGTGIVYVGVVGLMVRWFPDRRGFAAGAVAAGYGMGAIVTTFPIAASLASRGVESTLWLFGIVFAAVGFIASQGLRVPPADLGASVPSALTGVAPRDFRPSEMLKQPLFWLMFLMMTMMATSGLMVTSQMATFAADFGVSKVMVFGLAALPLALTIDRFTNGLTRPLFGWVSDRLGRENTMGFAFALEGVAMTLWLLTRDNAVLFVLLSGLVFFGWGEIFSLFPSTLTDTFGTRYATANYGWLYISFGVGSIFGGPLAALLHQHTGSWIPVFGCAIALDLGTAALAMLVLKPARGRFLKALAR, from the coding sequence ATGAATAGCCGCACGCATGCGTTGGACGGCACGGCCACGCCAATCGCGCCGTCAATCGCACGCACCCGCTGGTTTCAGCTTGCCCTCGGGCTCGTCTGCATGATGACGATCTCGAGCCCGCAGTATGTCTGGACCCTGATGACCAAACCGCTTGCCGCCAAGCTCGGCATCGCGTTGCCGGAGTTGCAGGTCACCTTCTCGATTCTTGTGTTGTTGCAGGCGTTCTTTTCGCCGTTTCAGGGCGCGCTCATCGATCGCTTCGGCCCGCGCCTGCTGATCTCGATCGGCACGCTGCTGGCGGGCGTGAGCTGGGTGCTGGCTTCCTACGCGCACAGCACGCCGATGCTGTATCTCACCTATGGCGGCGTCGGCGGTCTCGGTACCGGCATCGTCTATGTCGGCGTGGTGGGACTGATGGTCCGCTGGTTTCCCGACCGACGCGGTTTCGCGGCCGGCGCGGTGGCGGCCGGCTACGGCATGGGCGCGATTGTGACGACCTTTCCGATCGCGGCATCGCTGGCTTCGCGCGGCGTAGAGTCGACGCTGTGGCTGTTCGGGATCGTCTTTGCCGCGGTCGGGTTCATCGCTTCACAGGGGCTGCGCGTGCCGCCGGCGGATCTGGGCGCGAGCGTGCCGAGTGCGCTCACGGGGGTCGCTCCGCGCGACTTTCGACCGTCTGAGATGCTCAAGCAGCCGCTCTTCTGGTTGATGTTCCTGATGATGACGATGATGGCGACCTCCGGCCTGATGGTCACATCGCAGATGGCGACTTTCGCCGCCGACTTCGGCGTGAGCAAAGTCATGGTGTTCGGGCTGGCGGCGTTGCCTCTGGCGTTGACCATCGACCGCTTCACGAACGGTCTGACGCGGCCGTTGTTCGGATGGGTCTCGGATCGGCTGGGCCGTGAAAACACAATGGGATTCGCCTTCGCGCTGGAGGGCGTGGCCATGACGCTCTGGCTGCTGACGCGCGATAACGCGGTGCTGTTCGTGCTACTTTCGGGCCTCGTGTTCTTTGGCTGGGGAGAAATCTTCTCGCTGTTCCCGTCGACCTTGACCGATACATTCGGTACCCGTTACGCAACCGCGAACTACGGTTGGCTCTATATTTCGTTCGGCGTGGGCTCGATTTTCGGCGGTCCGCTGGCCGCACTGCTGCATCAGCATACGGGTAGCTGGATCCCGGTGTTTGGCTGCGCGATTGCGCTCGACCTCGGCACGGCCGCGCTGGCGATGCTGGTGTTGAAACCGGCACGTGGACGCTTCCTGAAGGCGTTGGCACGTTAA
- the hemL gene encoding glutamate-1-semialdehyde 2,1-aminomutase — MSSNSRNEALFERAQLTIPGGVNSPVRAFRSVGGTPRFIERAQGAYFWDADGQRYIDYIGSWGPMILGHVHPEVLEAVQKVLVNGFSFGAPTESEVEIAEEICKLVPSIEQVRMVSSGTEATMSALRLARGFTNRSRIVKFEGCYHGHADSLLVKAGSGLLTFGNPTSAGVPVDIAKHTTVLEYNNVAALEEAFKAFGDEIASVIVEPVAGNMNLVRATPEFLNTLRRLCTDYGSVLIFDEVMCGFRVALGGAQQIYGITPDLTCLGKVIGGGMPAAAFGGRRDIMAHLAPLGGVYQAGTLSGNPIAVAAGLKTLQLIQAPGFYETLSACTTRLVQGLSNAAREAKVPFAADSLGGMFGLYFADKIPASFAEVTKSDVPRFNAFFHKMLDAGVYFAPSAYEAGFVSIAHDDAILDATIDAARRAFAALTV, encoded by the coding sequence ATGTCCAGCAATTCCCGGAACGAAGCGCTTTTCGAGCGCGCCCAGCTCACCATCCCGGGTGGCGTCAACTCGCCCGTGCGCGCTTTCCGTTCGGTCGGCGGCACGCCGCGCTTCATCGAGCGTGCGCAAGGCGCCTACTTCTGGGATGCGGACGGTCAGCGGTATATCGACTACATCGGCTCGTGGGGCCCGATGATCCTCGGCCACGTCCATCCCGAAGTGCTCGAAGCCGTGCAGAAGGTACTGGTCAACGGTTTTTCGTTCGGCGCGCCAACCGAATCCGAAGTCGAGATTGCCGAGGAAATCTGCAAGCTGGTGCCGTCGATCGAACAGGTGCGCATGGTGTCGAGCGGCACGGAAGCCACCATGAGCGCGCTGCGTCTCGCCCGCGGCTTCACGAACCGCAGCCGTATCGTCAAGTTCGAAGGCTGCTATCACGGACACGCGGACAGCCTGCTCGTCAAAGCCGGCTCGGGCCTGCTGACGTTCGGGAACCCGACTTCGGCAGGCGTACCGGTAGATATCGCCAAGCACACCACCGTCCTCGAATACAACAACGTCGCCGCGCTCGAAGAAGCGTTCAAGGCGTTCGGCGACGAGATCGCTTCGGTGATCGTCGAGCCGGTGGCGGGCAACATGAACCTCGTGCGCGCCACGCCCGAGTTCCTGAACACCCTGCGGCGGCTGTGCACCGATTACGGCTCCGTGCTGATCTTCGACGAAGTGATGTGCGGCTTCCGCGTCGCCCTCGGCGGCGCCCAGCAGATCTACGGCATTACGCCGGACCTCACGTGCCTCGGCAAAGTAATCGGGGGCGGGATGCCGGCGGCGGCATTCGGCGGTCGCCGCGACATCATGGCCCACCTCGCGCCGCTCGGCGGCGTCTACCAGGCGGGCACGCTGTCGGGCAACCCGATCGCCGTGGCGGCTGGTCTGAAGACGTTGCAACTGATCCAGGCACCGGGCTTCTACGAGACGCTCAGCGCATGTACCACGCGTCTCGTGCAGGGGCTAAGCAACGCAGCGCGCGAAGCAAAAGTGCCGTTCGCGGCGGATTCGCTCGGCGGCATGTTCGGCCTCTACTTCGCGGACAAGATTCCGGCGAGCTTTGCCGAAGTCACGAAGAGCGACGTACCGCGCTTCAACGCGTTCTTTCACAAGATGCTCGACGCGGGCGTGTACTTCGCGCCGTCGGCTTATGAGGCAGGCTTCGTATCGATTGCTCACGACGATGCGATCCTCGACGCCACGATCGATGCGGCACGCCGCGCCTTCGCCGCGCTGACCGTCTGA
- a CDS encoding GntR family transcriptional regulator produces the protein MRDTLISAAAATAEPETPAAPASATTPPGAGASRANYVYAQLRDDIFELRLLPGDRLTEGGIAERFNVSRTPAREALQRLQGDGLMQGYVRGGWEVVPIDFKRFDDLYEMRELIETFAIRRLCQRDGPLSAALSGLLDQLDVIWQAPAGERLTDGREVAALDEAFHLALVSATDNDELAAALQRVTDRIRVVRRLDLVYGNCIDETYEEHAAILAAIRAGDTNAAVDCIARHIHGSQAEVRKLTVHRLHSVRTKADRAAVTGAPPKGRGTI, from the coding sequence ATGCGCGACACCCTTATTTCCGCAGCGGCCGCGACCGCCGAACCCGAGACCCCAGCCGCTCCTGCATCGGCAACCACGCCGCCGGGTGCGGGCGCGTCGCGCGCGAACTACGTTTATGCACAACTGCGCGACGACATCTTCGAATTGCGGCTGCTGCCCGGGGACCGTCTGACCGAAGGCGGCATCGCGGAGCGTTTCAACGTCTCGCGTACACCTGCGCGCGAAGCCTTGCAGCGGCTGCAGGGCGACGGTCTGATGCAAGGTTACGTGCGCGGCGGCTGGGAAGTCGTGCCGATCGACTTCAAGCGCTTCGACGATCTGTACGAGATGCGCGAGCTGATCGAAACCTTCGCGATTCGACGCCTTTGTCAGCGCGATGGGCCGCTTTCCGCCGCGTTGAGCGGTCTCCTCGATCAACTTGATGTGATCTGGCAGGCGCCAGCGGGCGAACGTCTCACTGACGGCCGCGAAGTGGCGGCGCTCGACGAAGCGTTTCATCTGGCGCTGGTGTCGGCAACCGACAACGACGAACTGGCAGCCGCCCTGCAGCGCGTCACGGACCGTATTCGCGTCGTGCGACGGCTCGATCTCGTGTACGGCAATTGCATCGACGAAACCTACGAGGAGCACGCCGCCATCCTCGCGGCGATCCGTGCGGGCGATACCAACGCGGCGGTCGACTGCATCGCCCGGCACATTCACGGCAGTCAGGCCGAAGTCCGCAAGCTGACCGTGCACCGGCTCCATAGCGTGCGCACCAAGGCGGATCGCGCCGCAGTGACGGGCGCACCGCCGAAGGGCCGCGGCACCATCTAG
- a CDS encoding Bcr/CflA family multidrug efflux MFS transporter — MSHVTRRRPDGRLILLLGALAACGPISIDMYLPSLPSIAQAFLVSTSAAQTTLTSFMLGFSVGMLLYGPLSDSYGRRPVLLGGIIMYALASIACGFSFSIGSLVTFRFVQALGAGAASVLSRAIARDAHEPADAARVLSMLSIVTSIGPLLAPLIGGQLLLLGGWRVVFVALTLFGTVCAVTAYLKVPETWPPEKRKHSAVLQSFGVYGKLLRDPVAWGLMLCGGMAFASMFAYITATPFVYIEYFHVSAQHYGFLFGLNIVGIMFGNFLNTRLIGRLGSLPIISFSAIVSCVASLFVCLVCLTGWGGLWSIVAGLFFVVGVVGLLSANCTTDLMHRYPHNAGAAAAVFGAVQLALGAASSLAVGLWQGVSPTGMGVTVGVAGVLCFCGRGLVLRWHRSGV; from the coding sequence ATGTCTCACGTCACCCGACGCCGGCCCGATGGCCGGCTGATCCTGTTGCTCGGCGCGCTCGCCGCGTGCGGGCCGATTTCGATCGACATGTACCTGCCGAGCCTGCCATCAATTGCGCAGGCGTTTCTGGTCAGCACGAGTGCCGCACAGACGACGCTCACGAGTTTCATGCTTGGCTTTTCGGTCGGGATGTTGCTGTACGGACCGCTCTCCGACTCCTACGGACGACGGCCGGTGTTGCTGGGCGGCATCATCATGTATGCGCTTGCGAGCATCGCATGCGGGTTTTCGTTTTCGATTGGATCGCTGGTGACGTTCCGTTTTGTGCAGGCACTTGGCGCGGGTGCGGCATCCGTGCTCTCACGTGCGATTGCGCGCGACGCACACGAACCGGCCGATGCGGCGCGGGTGTTGTCGATGCTATCGATCGTGACTTCTATTGGACCGTTGTTGGCGCCGCTGATTGGCGGGCAGTTGCTGTTGCTGGGTGGATGGCGCGTGGTGTTCGTTGCGTTGACTTTGTTTGGCACGGTGTGCGCGGTGACGGCTTATCTGAAGGTTCCGGAGACATGGCCGCCTGAGAAGCGCAAGCACTCGGCGGTGCTGCAATCGTTTGGGGTGTACGGGAAGTTGCTGAGGGATCCGGTGGCATGGGGGCTGATGTTATGCGGCGGGATGGCATTTGCATCGATGTTCGCGTACATCACCGCGACGCCATTTGTGTATATCGAGTATTTCCACGTTTCTGCGCAGCATTATGGGTTTTTGTTTGGGCTCAATATTGTTGGGATCATGTTTGGCAATTTTCTCAACACACGGTTGATTGGGCGGTTGGGGTCGTTGCCGATCATTTCCTTTTCGGCGATCGTCAGTTGTGTGGCTTCGTTGTTTGTTTGTCTGGTTTGCCTGACGGGGTGGGGTGGGTTGTGGTCGATCGTTGCCGGGTTGTTTTTTGTGGTCGGGGTGGTGGGGTTGTTGTCGGCCAATTGCACGACGGATTTGATGCATCGGTATCCTCATAATGCGGGGGCGGCTGCGGCGGTTTTTGGGGCAGTGCAGTTGGCGCTTGGCGCGGCTTCTAGTCTTGCTGTGGGGCTTTGGCAAGGGGTTTCGCCTACCGGTATGGGGGTTACTGTTGGGGTTGCTGGGGTGCTTTGTTTTTGTGGAAGGGGGTTGGTTTTGCGGTGGCATAGGAGTGGGGTTTAG